The following coding sequences lie in one Nerophis lumbriciformis linkage group LG02, RoL_Nlum_v2.1, whole genome shotgun sequence genomic window:
- the LOC133612178 gene encoding E3 SUMO-protein ligase ZBED1-like, which produces MAYHSSTTAMNEHLKRKHPTEFFPSPSTSQSSAKRQSSVQDFFPKRHGTECTPQVAADLTDGVLEMMVIDMRPLNMVEGEGFQKMIKRFHFGYTLPSRTHFTKLMEQKYTKKMNEVKAILKNVKGKLTLTTDAWTSMATEAYLGVTIHFVNDEWELTSINLTTMPLNEKHTAENIASWIEDVVNKFEINIKLVQVIVHDNAANVAALRVLEERHGVSSLRCVGHTLQLVVNHALKDNHISRALGAARSLVEHFRKSELSSTKLKVKQKQMGSPDHSLIQDVSVRWNSSFYMISRLLEQRWPITATLSDPEVTQRGKHFLDLKADQWSLLEELEQVLKPFECATVYLSGESHVTVSAVPLLVKGLRKATQTAFENASIKCFQVTAAREITSRWEAETTFKDDGPNVCILAAALDPRFRKLKFLTADECLKVQYKLHAIVLEEKRREKETHAQQGTAMQVERPDADRRPVSLLDALLGSDSDELSNNEEDNNDSNDAEMVRNELVSYFGESPISKDENPLKWWKEHQARFPNLAMLARSYLSVPATSTPSERLFSAAGNIVNKKRTSLTPEHVDMLTFLHYNC; this is translated from the exons atggcgtatcacagcagcacaacggctatgaacgagcatctaaaaagaaaacatccgacagagttcttcccatcaccatcaacgagtcaatcatccgc caaacgacaaagcagtgtccaggatttttttccaaagaggcatgggactgaatgcacaccccaagtggccgctgacctgactgatggtgtcctggaaatgatggtcatagacatgaggccattaaatatggtagaaggggaagggtttcaaaaaatgatcaaacggtttcactttggctacacactaccatcaagaacccacttcactaagcttatggagcaaaaatacacaaagaaaatgaatgaagtcaaagcaatcctgaaaaatgtgaaaggaaaactgacactcacaactgatgcatggacaagtatggccactgaagcttaccttggtgtcaccattcactttgttaatgatgagtgggagcttacctcaattaacttgacaacaatgcccctcaatgaaaagcacactgcagaaaacattgcctcttggattgaggatgttgtcaataagtttgaaataaacataaaactagtacaagtcattgtacatgacaatgctgcaaatgttgcagctttaagagttcttgaggaaagacatggtgtttcatccctcagatgtgttggccatactctacagcttgtagttaaccatgctctaaaggacaaccacatcagcagagctttaggagcagcaagaagtttggtcgagcacttcagaaaaagtgagctatccagtacaaaactaaaggttaagcaaaaacaaatgggttctccagaccacagcctcatacaagatgtgtctgtgagatggaacagttccttttacatgattagtcgcctgcttgagcagaggtggccaataacagcaactctgtcagatccggaggtcactcaaagagggaagcattttctggatcttaaggctgaccagtggagcttgcttgaagaacttgaacaagttctgaaaccttttgaatgtgcaactgtgtacctgagtggagaatctcatgtaacagtttccgctgtccctctgctggtcaaagggcttcggaaggctacacaaactgcttttgaaaatgcatcaatcaagtgtttccaggtcactgctgcacgtgagataacatccaggtgggaagccgagaccacattcaaagatgatggaccaaatgtgtgcatattagcagctgcacttgacccacgattcaggaagctgaaattcctgactgcagatgagtgtttaaaagttcaatacaagctgcatgcaatagttctggaggagaaaagaagggaaaaggagacacacgctcaacagggcacagcaatgcaagtggaaagaccagatgctgacaggcggcctgtatctttactagacgcacttcttggctcagattcagatgaactcagcaacaatgaggaagacaacaatgacagtaatgatgctgaaatggtcagaaacgagttagtgtcttattttggagaatcccccatttccaaggatgaaaacccattaaaatggtggaaagaacatcaggcaaggtttccaaatctggcaatgctggctcggtcttacctctcagttccagccacatcgaccccttctgagcgcctattttcagctgctgggaatattgtaaacaagaaaagaaccagcctcaccccagagcatgtagacatgctaacctttcttcattacaactgttag